The Pseudanabaena sp. PCC 6802 genomic interval GGACTCATAACCCCCCAGTCATTGCCCTTGTTCCAGTTTACGATCGTGACATCTCCAGTGGAAGGATAGGATTTAAACGGATTAGTGCGTACCATGCTGATAATGCGGCGATAGTTAAACATGCTGCTGGGGCCAAACATGGGATAGCGTCCTAAGTCATAGTCCTCGCGATGTTCTTGTTTCGATAGTCCTGGTTGTACTTGCTTGAGTCGCTTAAGCGATTCTCCTTTATCATCTCTCACTATCAGTGCAAATGGGAATGTGAATGCCTGCGTGCAATCTGAATTATCCGCTACGGCATGTAATTCACCTGTAGTAGCAAAGCCTTCCGTCCCAAGACGGTGCGGGATATTAGCCCAGCCAATCAACTCGCCCGTGTCCGTGGCATCAATTACGATCATGTCCTTACCAGGGGGTGGTTGGAGCTTGATTGGGGTTTTCACAAATACGGCATCGCTTTCCCAGCGATACCAGGAGGACAGTTCGCGTGACAGCCTTCCCATTGGTAGGTAGTTGGGATTGCGCGCTTTACGCCTGACTGCGTGAATTGCCAGGATGCGATCGCCACTACGGTTAAAGTCAGCCCCTTTAAAGGCGATTTCTGTACCCCAACGACTACCTGGTGCCAGAGTAGCAGCTTCTTTAAGGATTGTCTCGGCAGCCGCAGCACCTGCGGTGGGAGGAAAGCAGAGGGTACCTACCCAGCAACTGTTGGTATGAGCGACCAGAGCGCTGGGATTAGCATGGGCAAGGGCAGGTGGCAGAGCGGTCTGCGCGGCGATCGCATTTTTAAACCGCATCCAACTGGTAGAGAAAGCATGTTGCTTGCGCATCAGCAGCGATTCGTCGATCGCGCTCACCCCTTGCGAGCTTACCTGTCCGCCTAACATGGGGGTCAGCTCGATCAAGCAAGTCCGCACCCCTGTTTCCATAGAGTGGTAAGCTGCCGCCACACCACCAAGCGAACCACCCACAATCGCCACTTCACACTCCCAAATTTCAGGATTGCCAGCAGGAGCTTGCACTATCGGCCAGCCATTGACATCTTGATGCGGGTTAGTTGAACTGGGCAAAGCTTTAGCTCTGTCAGGCGATTCGGCCAGGCGCGTCCAAATTGCCGATACGCTACCACTAATAACTAAGCCAACTAAAACCATCAAAAAAAACTTGGAAAATCGGAACTTAGGGGCAGACAATTTCATTAAAGTTGGCATATCGTGCTAGTTAGCGGTAATCGAAATTAGTGAAATATAAATGGTAACGATTGGTTAATTTGGCAGTACACTTGGCAGCACTATGTCGGCATAATCAGTCTAAATAGTTGGAGGCTATGAAGTTTTTCATCCCTCTGCCTATTGTATAGAAAAGCTATACCAGTTATGTTTGCAAAGCAATTTGCTCGATATAGCTCTCCGGCTAGAAAGCGATCGCATCATCATCAGTCAATCATAGTCATGGTTAAACAGATTCTTGTAGTGGACGATCAAGAAACAGTTCTAGGTGGAACTGTGGGGCCGCTTCAACAACAATACCCAGAAGCGGAAATTTTGACCGCACAAAATGCGCGCAATGCCATCGATCTGGCAGACAGAAACCAGCCCGATCTGGTGGTGATGGACTTATCCATGCCACAGGAGCATGGGGGGGAGGCGCTCAGCGATGTGGGGTTGCAACTGCTGCGCCATCTGATGACCAAATACAAGCAACTCAATATTGTGGTGCACAGCATCGATCCGATGCCTTTGGTGCGCTTGCGTCCCGCGATCGATTCCCATGAGGGTGGGTTTACCGTCGTCAGTAAATCCATGTCGATTTCCGAGATGCTAACCAGGGTGGATTGGGCGGTACAGGGACTCAACTATACCCCCCGCGAAATTCGTACGGGCGTTGAGGTCAGAGAAGAGTGGTTGGAGGTGCTGCACCTGGCTTTTAACGAAGCATTAACCGACAAAGCGATCGCCGACTACATGAAAGTCTCGGAGCGCACGGTACGCAATTACTGGAGCAAAATGCAGGATGCTTTGGCTGTATACCCCGAACCTGGTAAAAATATTCGCGTGCAGACTGGCAAACGTGCTAGGGAAGAGGGGTTAATTGACTAGATGCGTCAATCTTGAAGTGCTTGTCTCACTACCAGATTAATTAGCTGTAGATTGCAATTAGTGAGACGCGCTATAATCGCAACAGACATCACTCCATGCATAAACCTATTGGCTTGTTCCTAATGAATTCATACCTCCAGGTTAGTGATGTAATTGACTGGCAGCACCCGACAATTTTGCAGTTAGCCCAGCAGGTTGCATCCGCATATACATCGCCCACCGCAAAGGCAAAAGCTTGTTTTGAATGGGTGCGCGATCGGATTCAACACAGTAGCGATTACAAGATGAACCCCGTCACCTGGCGCGCTTCGGACGTGCTGAAGTATGGAACGGGATATTGCTTTGCCAAGAGCCATTTACTAGCGGCATTACTGAGGGCGATCGCTATTCCGGCTGGCTTTTGCTATCAAAGATTGAGCGTCTATGACGATGGCGAACCCTATAGTTTGCACGGTTACAATGCGATCTACTTGCCAGAGTTTGGCTGGTATCGAGTTGATGCGCGTGGCAATCGCTCGGATATTGACGCTCAGTTCGCGCCACCAGTAGAGAAACTTGCCTACGAGATTCGATTAGCTGGGGAGGCTAACTTTCAGAATATTTTTGCCGAGCCGTTGCCGATTGTATTGGAGGCTTTACAGAGTTGCAGCCAATGGGATGAGATGCGCAGAAATCTACCGGACGTTCCCTTGGAATCTCTAGAGAAATACGGTCTTTCCAGGTGTTTGAATTAGTCATACCAAATCCGCACGAGTTATCCCTATATAGCGTTTTTCAATTGAGAACAGGTTTTATTGACGGGGTGAAGGGGTGGAACCCCTTCTTGGGGGCAACGCCCCCAAACCCCCTTCTCGTTTTATCTGAAAACCGCTAT includes:
- a CDS encoding FAD-dependent oxidoreductase; this translates as MPTLMKLSAPKFRFSKFFLMVLVGLVISGSVSAIWTRLAESPDRAKALPSSTNPHQDVNGWPIVQAPAGNPEIWECEVAIVGGSLGGVAAAYHSMETGVRTCLIELTPMLGGQVSSQGVSAIDESLLMRKQHAFSTSWMRFKNAIAAQTALPPALAHANPSALVAHTNSCWVGTLCFPPTAGAAAAETILKEAATLAPGSRWGTEIAFKGADFNRSGDRILAIHAVRRKARNPNYLPMGRLSRELSSWYRWESDAVFVKTPIKLQPPPGKDMIVIDATDTGELIGWANIPHRLGTEGFATTGELHAVADNSDCTQAFTFPFALIVRDDKGESLKRLKQVQPGLSKQEHREDYDLGRYPMFGPSSMFNYRRIISMVRTNPFKSYPSTGDVTIVNWNKGNDWGVMSPPLIMTDWEIQASGQRQNWLGGLNLDALKEGENHALLFSEWLVEKYTTPQFPLSHLSGRGTPMPTESGLSIYPYIREGRRILGRPAYGQAQFFLREQDIRKDLSSARNFRSSVVGITHYAIDIHGCRYRNWEPSRSASSAPVGEESVRPISIPLEGLIPQKIDNLLIGGKSIAVTHIVNASTRIHVGEWSVGAAAGATAAWILRQGDPSLTPQAVVTRWFMLPRLQYHLSSQGIVLQW
- a CDS encoding response regulator transcription factor, with the protein product MVKQILVVDDQETVLGGTVGPLQQQYPEAEILTAQNARNAIDLADRNQPDLVVMDLSMPQEHGGEALSDVGLQLLRHLMTKYKQLNIVVHSIDPMPLVRLRPAIDSHEGGFTVVSKSMSISEMLTRVDWAVQGLNYTPREIRTGVEVREEWLEVLHLAFNEALTDKAIADYMKVSERTVRNYWSKMQDALAVYPEPGKNIRVQTGKRAREEGLID
- a CDS encoding transglutaminase-like domain-containing protein, producing the protein MNSYLQVSDVIDWQHPTILQLAQQVASAYTSPTAKAKACFEWVRDRIQHSSDYKMNPVTWRASDVLKYGTGYCFAKSHLLAALLRAIAIPAGFCYQRLSVYDDGEPYSLHGYNAIYLPEFGWYRVDARGNRSDIDAQFAPPVEKLAYEIRLAGEANFQNIFAEPLPIVLEALQSCSQWDEMRRNLPDVPLESLEKYGLSRCLN